Genomic window (Kwoniella dendrophila CBS 6074 chromosome 1, complete sequence):
GCACATGTTGTGTTTGTTGATAGATGCATCATAGATACGATCAGACCCGATTGAATAGTGATGATTTGATGGGTCAATGATTGTATGAGCGGTAGTACCGACTTCACAACTCAGGAAAACCTTTTCCGCTTGTTAAGCGTTGAGCCAAAACGCTGCTTTAAGGTGAATGcaaattttcatcttcttaGGCCGTTTTGAGTCTAGATGCATAGTGTAAAGGCCATGCAAATCCCGTCTAGGGTGATCAAGGTTTATGATGGCATGTCATGTACGGCTAAAATGGTGATCGTGCGATAATAAAGACACCCGTTATCTGAAGGAACTCCTTCCCCGTCGATGTGTGAGTGGGTGGACCTTGAAAGTGGAGGTTTCAAGACGGATATGGTATTCTGGATTCAGGTTATCAGGAAAAGTAAAATTTTCAGTAGGGTAGCACTCGGATCTTGGCAAGGGTCATGTGTTTATAGAGATGATTAGAAGCTAATCGTAATCCTTGAGAGATTTAGGTTGATAAGAATCGTAATTGAGATCATAGCTTTACAGGGCATGAATAGGGTATGTCATAATAAAGGAGAAAAACGTTTTTATAGAATAAGGAAACAGGAAAACGCCACGTTCGGTAAAGATTTTTCTAGTGAAATCGGCgttttgttttggttttttggTTGGAGTTTTGAGcataaaaagataaaaaagaagttTTTTTAATCGCATGTAGAGATAATAAAAAAAATGATTAAAATATTTTATCCCAAAAATTGAATTGGCGTTGTGTTACAGACAATATAATCCCCTCGATACTCCACAACCGTTCACTTcccctttttcttctttctttctttctcttcttcatcctaAAAAGAGTCTTTTCTCTATCTCATcctttattctcttctttaaACAAAACAAATGTGAGTACAACTtgatcttcaccatctttcaagCTATCTGTATCGCGAAAGAAATTAGTGGAAGTGAGAAGGAAAAAAGTGAGATTCAGATAAGGAAAAGTTGATAGTGGCGGATGAAGTTGAACATCTctatctttcatctttgactATCTTTCCTTGATAGTCTTAGCTCTGGACAATGACAAGCCGGATCTAGCTGCGGTGGTCTGACATTTATTACTTTGATCAACTTTACtgactttctcttttccattcatcagaaaaaaaatccaaaatgggtaaagataaattacacGTTAACGTCGTCGTCATTGGTCATGTCGATTCCGGTAAATCAACCACCACTGGTCACTTGATCTACAAATGTGGTGGTATCGACAAAAGAACCATTGAAAAGTTcgaaaaagaagctgctgaattaggtaaatgtAGGTATAAAATTCTCATTCAACTCATCATCTCAACCatcatatactgatatcatCCCTTTATCACTTAGCCTCATTCAAATACGCTTGGGTTTTAGACAAACTTAAGGccgaaagagaaagaggtatCACCATCGATATCGCTCTTTGGAAATTCGAAACTCCTAAATACCAAGTCACCGTTATTGATGCTCCTGGTCACAGAgatttcatcaaaaacatGATTACTGGTACTTCCCAAGCCGATTGTGCCATTCTTATCATTGCCACCGGTGTTGGTGAATTCGAAGCTGGTATCTCAAAAGAAGGTCAAACCAGAGAACACGCTTTACTCGCTTTCACTCTTGGTGTAAGACAACTTATCGTTGCCTGTAACAAGATGGATACCTGTAAATACTCTGAAGACCGATTCAACGAAATCGTCAAAGAAGCTTCAGGTTTCATCAAAAAGGTCGGTTACAACCCTAAAGCCGTCGCTTTCGTCCCAATCTCAGGTTGGCACGGTGACAACATGTTGGAAGAATCATCCAAGTGAGTTTAAATCGCTTTACAAGTTTCATCATTGATCTTCTGCTGACTTAACACGTCTCTCACAGCATGTCATGGTACAAAGGTTGGGTCAAAGAAACCAAAGCCGGTcaagttaaaggtaaaaccTTACTTGATGCCATTGATGCTATTGAACCACCTACCAGACCTACCGACAAACCTCTCCGATTACCTCTCCAAGATGTTTACAAGATCGGTGGTATCGGTACTGTGCCAGTAGGTCGAGTTGAAACCGGTGTTATCAAAGCTGGTATGGTTGGTAAGTTAAAATTGTCACTTGATTCCTTCTTCGGCATACTCCGCCTCATTCACCTGCCACATTCACCTCAATCATCCTTCGATATCCTTCATCTATCATACCTTCTTACATTCTTCATGCATCATGCATCGATACATACTAACATCACCTCTCTCAATAGTCACCTTCGCCCCATCAAACGTTACCACTGAAGTCAAATCCGTTGAAATGCACCACGAACAAATCCCTGAAGGTCTTCCAGGAGACAACGTCGGGTAAGtcttcttcctttccttcccATGACTTACAACATCTTCACTAACTTCTTAACCTATAGTTTCAACGTCAAGAACGTCtcaatcaaagatatcaGAAGAGGTAACGTCTGTGGTGACACGTGAGTTGACATTGTTCCCTCATCACCTTTTGACTTCACCTTGAGCTACACAAATCCTCTTGCCCCTTCTCaaactttcttcatctcttttcttATACCTCAGACATACACTAACGTATCATTTCCTGGACCAGAAAACAAGATCCTCCTAAAGAAGCTGCTTCATTCAACGCCCAAGTTATCGTTCTTAACCACCCTGGTCAAATCGGTGCCGGTTACACTCCAGTCTTAGATTGTCACACCGCCCACATTGCCTGTAAATTCTCAGAACTTATCGAGAAAATTGACCGAAGAACTGGTAAAGTTATGGAAGCCAACCCTAAATTCGTCAAAGTAAGTTCACTTCAACACATAACATGCATCTATTAGACATATACTAACACATATATCCTCTTCTCTACCATCAGTCCGGTGATGCCGCTATTGTTAAATTAGTTTCTCAAAAACCAATCTGTGTTGAATCATACACTGAATACCCACCTCTTGGTCGATTCGCCGTCAGAGATATGAGACAAACTGTCGCTGTCGGAGTCATTAAGAGCGTCGAGGTTGGTGTCCAGCTTTTCGTTTTCTTCATCGTGATTATCTTGCTGACCTTTTAATTGCTTTCAATTTAACAGAAAACCGacggtaaaggtggtaaagttaCCAAAGGTATGTTGATTCACTAGGATGGTTTTCTTCCTTTTACTTTTGCTGACTTAACCTTTACCTCATAGCTGCCGAGAAAGCCGGAGCCAAAAAGAAGTAAATGGACCCTAAGTAATTGGTTTCCGTTTCTCTCTTTTAATATATACATTGGTTTCGTACATTTTCGTCATGCACATTAGTCGATGAAGAACATTTATCCCAGTTGCAATGATGCCTGCCTTCGCGTATCAAGTATAAGCGGACATTGCCGTCACCTACAAAGCACTCACACGTACAATGAATAATCATTGATGTCCCTTTGACGGTATATTCATGCAAACCGAAAACTCTGCACTTAAATCCCTTACTTCTCCCTCTTCCTATTCCTAAAGTGAACCAAAGCgttacagcttctttactCGCTCAACCTGGACTGCAAATCGTAAGTCTAGAGGAATTAGAGGGATCATGGTTATTTCGGATATTTATGCCTCTCCtcccttctttcttccttctaTCGTCTTTCCTTGATACCCATCCGTCACAAATAACCAATTTATACGTGTTTCAGAGATCCCCTAGACCCCTAAATCGACTACTACATGCTTTCTGACGTATATTTGCTCATCCAACCGATAATTCTACTAACCTAAATATACAGAACCGGACAGgactactactactactactactaaaACTACATTACAAGTCGACGATCATCGGAATTTCCCTTCTACTCTTTCAATATGTCAACTCACCTGAATGCATCATACTTGAATCCAAGAACATCACTCAACACTAGAAGTGGAAGGAATAATGAGACTTATCAACCTGGAGATGATGACAGTCAAATCGAAAAGGAAGATTATGGAATTGCCCAGCGAAAAGATGAATCTGTTAAAATAGTCAAATCATTGACTAGATGTATGAATAGCTTAATGGGTAAGCCTGTAATCGATGGAGTAGAATCACCATATGTATACCAAGATATATTGAAACCCAAAAATGTTGATCCGAGAACATGGCAAAATCATAGATATGGTCAAGAAGTATATGAAtgtgaagaagatttcgatgTTGCAAACGAATTATATGATCTTgtaatcatcatatcaatGAAAATAGCTGAATTTTTAAATAGATTAAgtattttgatcaaaattatcttctCTGTCATAGATTTATTAAGTTTATTGGTCAGAAGAATAGATAAattggaaaaggaaaataagGAATTGAAATATACtcaaagaaggaagaaagatcaaagtcAACTAATTCAATCTATGATCAAAAGGATTGATCGTCTCGAAAGTAAACAATCTCATTCACATCCTGTCCGATACTCGCCTCAATCATTAAAGAGTAAATGTAAAGGTGTTGACCGAAGCTTACCCGATACTGTCTGTACTATCGAAGAAACCGATGGCGATATATCAAAAACTGGGTTCACCTCTCAATTCAATCAGGAGATTGCTTTGGCCAGAGGGGGAGaaatattatcatcttcctttttcattgatggagaaaagaagagaaaagctcCACCAACTCCCCCCAGTAGTACTAGATCAAGATCGAAAACATCTACTCtcaaatcaagtaaatcgAGTGATagaagagagagagaagCATTTTCTTCCATCAACAAGTCATCAACTAAGCCATTGGTCAGTCCATACAAACACCTTTTGTGCCATTTGTCTCGAAATCAGGCTTCAGCTAATTGTTGTAtccatatcatatcatagaGAAGATCCACACGAAACTCATCAGCCAATATGTTCATCAACTACAAGGATTCAAGCTCAGAATCTGAAGCCATCGAAATTGACGACGACTATAAACTAGCTTAATCCTCAGATAGTATCGCTCATAAATGAAGAGATTAGGTTTATTGTAGTAACTTATCACAGGACAATTCGGCGCACTTCTTACGTTCTATTCCTACCTTTCGCATCCTCTGTGTCATGTACACCGTCATTTGTACTACAATATTCATGCAGCATGCTAGACTGTATGCAATTGATGCACAATTCCTTATGGAGTGACAACCTTCGCCTGATAGTCTGACTTTGTTCGTTTAGCCATTCTCGAACTATCCGCAACTTCAGCACCCACCATTATGAACGCCCTCCCCGTCTCCCCCTCTCTTCACTCCTTTAACATACAGTGGCTGTACTCGGTGGATTTTCGATTTTCGATTCTTTGCCTGACTCACAACTCCCATACATGCTCtatttttaccatcttttcaTGCCAGTAAAACGTCAAAACTATGGGAACAACATATTAGCAGGAAAATATGGGTGCTTTAGCGAAATTTTGGAAATGATGCGAGAGGGGGGGAGAAGGGGGGTGATGGAGGAAAGAGGTTACAATTGTCGGGGACTAACGTTATGTTACGACTTGagtaaatttgattccgtccTCGCTGTATCGCTAAAGTCAAAGTTAGATAACCTTCATTTACCTCTTGCAACAGCTATAGATAGTTAAAAGAAATTCTTCATGATATAGCAGTCTAATACAAGATGAGTGGATATCCAACACAAGAAGAGGCATTGCCAATAACGAATACCTTATTTCCGCCACCACCTGCATACTGGCAATCTTTTACTGAAACAAATATCAATCGTTATGAAACTCTTACGGGTATtaattctttcttcagggaggataaagataaaatagatgataaagataaagagaataagatagatttgaatgaagatgaaaagaatgaattagaagaattgaatttgaGATTGGAGAAACCCAATGTAGATTGggtaaatgatgatggaagatGGATGTGTTTTGGGAATATGTTTACTGTATGTATAACTCTCTATTGATCATCAATTTATTCAAATGTGACCATCTCAATCTATAGTGTAGTATAATATAGCTAACGTTACTCTCGTATCGATTGCCATCAATGATCAGACTGAACCAAATATACCTACAGTCGAAAGTATAGGCTTACCACCAATGTTTCATTCTAATGGGAAACAACCTGAAGAGACATTACCCAATTTGTTATCATCGTTTTTACATAccatattattattgttagaTGCATTGACTACATCAGCAAGAACACCTAATGAGTTAATGCATCATGGATGGGCACATGAAGGTGATCAGGTAAGTACAACGTACATcctaaagataaacaatTCGAAAATCCAGTATACCAGTATAAGCATATAGTTTTAACTAGATTTTCTGTCATATCTACCAACTTTAATAGTATATTCAACATTTAAGTAATTTAGCAgcaacaatgatgataaattcaaatcaattacGCGGAATACAAAGTGAATCTACGTTAATCTTAATTatggaaaaagaaattgaagaaaggaaaaaacaAACTGAATTATTGAAAACGTAAGTTATCTGAttttttcttcctcttctcgGTTTCTATCgattaaaatcaaatgacaGGGTACTGATATATGGGTTTTATATAGGAAATGCAAGGAAATAGCTAGTAATATAAAGAAACTCAAACAGGCAAGGTCGCGTGATCTCGCGTAGATAGAAAGTGAAAGTAATTTAAGATACAACATACAAAATAGATGAAATAACATAGATGAAACTGTATTAATCGTATTATCCCGTTGTACATGATAGCTtgttgtatgtatatatatatgtatctGTTATTTTGCACTTCAATCGCATCTTTTTTGCAAGCTTCATGTCGTTAAAAGTAAAATATAGGATATTTATAATAGATACAGTAACAATTATACAACCTTATTTACAATAAATACTAGACCATCGGATTAAGAGGACGGAGGTTTTATAAGGATTCCCAAATTCCCAAAAAAAGTCCTAGAATTGTTATCCCATATATGACTTGACCCTTATTTATGATTCCGATTTCAATCTATTCAACTATCTAAGATCAATAACCAAATCTTGTACCCGATTTTCCGTAATCtataattcttttattttgatttaccaattACCAGAATTAGCACTATATCCTGAAGTTGTATTGCTATTTgaactttctcttctaacaaatcctcctcctccttgGTTTGTGTTATGATGACCGTTAGTTGGTGTGTAAGGATAAAATTGTGAATCACCATAACCGTAATTCtgattatttggatttacACCATAACCATATCCTGGATTTTGTGTAGGATTATTTCCTACCAAATTATCTCTTGAGCTATAATGGTTTAAACTTGAAGTACTGTTCATATGACTATTGTACCCACTTTCACGTAGATTGTTATGAGGATGAAGACCATTTTGACCGTGATGTTGATTGTGGTTGAAATTAGGGTTGTAAGGTGTATGTGAAGGGTATTCGCCTGATTCTACTGTCATGATTGAAGGAGGTCTAGCTTGCTGCAAATTGTAAAAAGAAATACACATCAGCGATAAACTCATTGGAGACATATCGTTCtcatcatctaaaacagGTAAGAAAATCATGCTTACTCTGATTTGAGGGGTTACGTGACttgttaaaggtggtggaggtagGTAATTTGAATCATGAGTATTGAAGGGATTCAATAAAGGATTATTTAACAATAACGTGGGACTTAGTTCGAATCTGATCAAAACAAAACACAATTATCAGTCAATCAAAGATATTAAAAACCTCACAAAATCAGATATTGCTCAAATGATCGTCTGAAGTCTGCTTACACATGCTGTCCAACACCTTGTAATCCTCGTGCTAGCTGTCGTAGATCCGGTGCACGCTGACAAATATGAATTTGCGGTTCTTGTATCTTTGTTTCTTCACCGTAGCCACTGAAAAGGATTCATAAAGCGTCAACTTTGCATACCATCGACCTTTGTAACATCAGACTCACTGTTTACCAGGATTATCGACAGGTTGATGTCTATGTCCACCAGAACCGCTAAAATTACATGATCGTTAGGAACACGTACTAGATTTAACGATCTCAAATCAACGAATCAGGTTGGATACTCACTCCCAAGTCAATCTGAGATCACTGCCAGTATAGATCTGTAATAGTTTTGCTGTATCTATATGTCTGATTTCGATAAATGGCGCTGAAATGAGTAAGAGGTATGGTGGATGGAAAGCTATACTGTCTGGTTTACCTTCCCATTCGATTGCTCGACAATCTCGATTGGGTTCACCGTGTCTATATAAGATTGAAAAGATGTTTGGTTAGTTAATCATGAGTTGATTGGTGATTTACAAGATAAGATGGATTTACCTATCAACATATACACCGAAAGCTGAAATCGATTTCTTCATCAGCGTTACGTTCGTCGTTACAATAAAAGGCACGCAAATGATGGAAAGCTGAAAACTCACTATCGTAACAGAGTAAAAATTCAGTTTCAGTAGATCTATACATTCCTAATGGTTTTCCAGCTTCACATTTCCTTTGAATTTCAGCTAACATTGGTTTTTCTCTTGTTTTAGCTGGATCAAATATTGGTATACTACCTCCTTTCAAACTATACTTACATGTCAGCTTACACATTTGGTACTAAACCTTATGTAAGTGGAAAGATAGGTAAACTTACTCAACAAGATCCATAAtttcaaaaccttttgaaCACACGATAGCCATTTTATGTTTTAAGAAATGTAAACCATATACTTCTGCAGGTAAATAAAACATTTTATAAGGTCTAAACCATtctgaacctttacctaagAAACCAAATGGTCTTCTTTGTCTTGGATCTTCAGCTGATCTAGTAGAAACAGGTTCAAGGATTTTAAATGTTGATGTAGTCTATAATGGTTGCACGTTGAAGATAAGTATAATTCATCGACACACTTCAACGTTGACTTACAGTCTCTTTCTTCATAGTCACAACCAAGGttctttcacctaatttaccaacAGTGAACCAAGAAATCTCTTCTCTTGGAGCTGTTATTCTTTCGGGTGCAGTTTTGTATTGATTTCGCTGGGTTCCAGTAGGAACAAGAGCTTCCATATGATAAGCGAATAAAGCCTGATGTCGCGAACAAGGTGTCAGTATCGAAATGCAGCGCGATAGGAAGGATTAACGATTTATGACACCAGACTCACCTTTTCAGAACAAACAAGGAACATTCCAAATTCCTCTAAAACAGCTAAATTAGTGACATGCCTGACATGTAAAACTTTTCTAAGTGTTGTTGATTGTCCACGAACACCTATCCAAACACCATCAAGACATCCGACGGCAACGAGTTTCCGCCCATCAGAAGTGGCtaacattttcaatattaGTACAAATACCGTCCATGCTGCATTGACAAGATAAACAAAACGATAAACTCACTAAAAGGACAACTACATGATATTCTTCCAGTATAATTCTCGTCTTTCTCTTTTGGTACAGCATAATTGGGAGCCATATAGAAAGTGTTCTCACTAAGAGGAATCATCTCGAATACCTGTTTTGAGCACAAACGTTAGGGAATCTCTCGCGAATTTGTAAAAGATTACAGGCAATTAGAGTggacaactcacctttccaGCATCATTAACTTCGAGTCTTAATACTTTAGCATGTTGTAATTTTGCTTTCCATTCATCtcttgctgaagatgattcagcCCAAAGTGTATATGAACCACctaattgaccttgaccGATGAAAGATATATTGAATGGATAGACCGTTCGATTGTCTCTTTCATTCGAAACATTAGCGGTATCTTCAGTATTTGCATCTGATTTATCACCTCCAACTCCGAACAACCTTCCAGTGGCTCTTTGTCTAGGTGCATCTGAGAAATTACCAAGCGAAAGTAGCTCAAGTGGGATTGGCTAAATCAATTGAGGTAAGCTTCCATAAGATAAACCGCACTCATCAGAAACAGCTTACTCTTCGATTGATGACATATTTAATTTGTCTGTGATGATCCTTTCTAGACGACTTGGATGTTCTTTCTGGTTTAGTGAGAACGACTAAGGTAAATGGGATTTTCGTTAGGACAAGCATTTATCACAATGGTAATCCGAAGTCCTTGGAACACTCACGATAATGATCAAACAGTAAAACAACAAGTTCAGTCCAAGCAGTACCGATTGAACCTTCAGGCTGTCTGAAAACTCTACCTTTATGAATCAATTCTCTCATTGGATTagctaaatctaaatctttaacCATTCTTGGCCAAAATCTCGTTCCATCTAAAGTATGTTGGAAACCCCATAGTTCAACTTTTGATTCATTTACCGCAACACCTTTTTGTGTggctttacctaaatctgtAATAATTTCCATTACACTTGGAATTTGTTCAATATCAGGATGATCAGGTGGTCCAACTTCTTTTAATGATTTCAGaatatcagctaataatAGGTTATATCTTAATAATCTAGGTATAGGTCGATTTATAAAATGGTATACATCTTGtctatttgatgatggatctTTCAAGCATGTCTAAAAAACATTAGAGATTTAGCatatcaagaaaaaaaaacctTTGCAGAGTcaagaaagtaaaaaagcTATCAACTCACCTGTAAGAAAGCAGCAAATTTGGgattttttgattcttcttcttgaacttttgcttttgctaTTGGATAATGAGTTACATATTCCATATATGCTTCTTGCCAATTTAAAGCAgcatcaaaaatcaaatctgaaATCATACCAAAATGAGGATGTTGTTCTAATTGTCTATTttgtaaattatctaataattttgaatgTACATCTAATAAAGATCTATAATTATGAAAACTTTCATCCAAAAAAAcatctaatctatttctATCAATAACAGGTGAATCTGATAATCTTAATCCATTAACAAATAAATTATGTATAGTTTCTAAATCTGCAACATATTCCATTTCACCTTGAATCAATTCCCAAATTTGCATTTGtcttttttgttcttttttttccattaaacttctttcttcttcaggaacTAAATCATACCATTGTAATTTACCTGCAGGTCCTCGACCTTTTGATGCGTGGAATAATTTCAATTGTGATAAACTTGATATACTTTGAATCGATTGTAATGCTTGATATAAAAATTCTCtatctggatcatcttcagatgtAGCATTTAAGATTCCTTCCAGAACTGCTGGATATCTTTGTAATTGTGTTGAAGGTCTTGTGATTAAATATTTTATATCCCTCCTACGATCGTTTTCTCTAATTACTCGCTATGACCAGTGAACGAGAATTAGCACATTTTCTACTCATAATGATGCGGACGCAACTCACCTCAACAAACAATCTGAAATCAGGATTTTCATCCATTTCTTTCGTTAgagctaattcagcttgtggtaatttacctgtatATTCAGGATAAATATTTCTAAATTCAGTTGCGGCTTGTAAGAATAAATCTCCAACGAAAAATATAATAGGTTGTTCTCTTAATCTAATTgtaaattcttcaattaaTCTTTTACATGATTCTCttaattcttgataattATTGAAAACTTCATGTATAAATTGTTCTCttttatattcatcttttattATAGGTGGATTTGAATCTCTTATACCATCAATAAATAAAGTTTCCATCGCTGCTAAATCTGCTTCGTATGAGATTTCAGATTGTAATGCTTGTCTTATGACTGATTGTCTAGTTAATTGCGACTGTGATAAATCACGTAATAATAAAggatcaatatcttctttccaatctCCATGTCTGATACTTGCTGGTGTAGATATTGATGCagtttcagatgatgatgatataggtatttcaattttttccaAAAAACTATTAGGATTAGTTCTATATGGACATCTTGGAGCATAACACCTGTTATCACCTGTACATGAAGGTGAATAGCATCTTGTAGCCATGGTCATCAatcctttaggtaattcagtTGTTAAAGCGTCACCTCCCGATCCCATACCTTCCATTTCACCCATAAATCGGAAaacatcatcagaagaatcCCTTAATGGTTTGATATCCCAATCGACTTCGACAAACCATAGCTGATTCTGTAGAGATAAAGCAGTAGAATGAGAAAAACGTCGGTCTGTTGGAGATGCTCGTGTATGAGGTGGGAGTAAATTCTGAATTGTAGTCTGAAGAAAATGCAATTAGCAGAAATACCAATCGATTAGTCGAAGGAATAATACTTACCACTATATCTTTTCCAGTAAAACTTCCTACCCAAGCTATACCAGCTTTTATATGTCtacctctttcaactttatctcTCAATTGTAAGGCCATTTCACTGACAAAAGCAGGTTGAAAGaatctaatttcatttacatctaaatcttcttcaccttcttcaccttcctcatCCCAATCATCTCCATCGaaatcatcaccatcataaAACTCTCTTGAttcgttatcatcatcaacgaatTGATCTCTATGACTTTGATGTATTTGTAATTTTCTTTCAACCCAATTTGCAGGTTGTTGAGTTTGTTCTTGCCATG
Coding sequences:
- a CDS encoding translation elongation factor EF-1 alpha; this translates as MGKDKLHVNVVVIGHVDSGKSTTTGHLIYKCGGIDKRTIEKFEKEAAELGKSSFKYAWVLDKLKAERERGITIDIALWKFETPKYQVTVIDAPGHRDFIKNMITGTSQADCAILIIATGVGEFEAGISKEGQTREHALLAFTLGVRQLIVACNKMDTCKYSEDRFNEIVKEASGFIKKVGYNPKAVAFVPISGWHGDNMLEESSNMSWYKGWVKETKAGQVKGKTLLDAIDAIEPPTRPTDKPLRLPLQDVYKIGGIGTVPVGRVETGVIKAGMVVTFAPSNVTTEVKSVEMHHEQIPEGLPGDNVGFNVKNVSIKDIRRGNVCGDTKQDPPKEAASFNAQVIVLNHPGQIGAGYTPVLDCHTAHIACKFSELIEKIDRRTGKVMEANPKFVKSGDAAIVKLVSQKPICVESYTEYPPLGRFAVRDMRQTVAVGVIKSVEKTDGKGGKVTKAAEKAGAKKK